The Tamandua tetradactyla isolate mTamTet1 chromosome 23, mTamTet1.pri, whole genome shotgun sequence genome includes a window with the following:
- the LOC143667834 gene encoding uncharacterized protein LOC143667834 yields the protein SPSSPPPPPPPPPPPSPPPPPPPPSPPSPPPPPPSPSPPPPSPPPPPPPPPLPSPSSPPPPPPPPPPPPSPPPPPPPPPPPPPPPSPPPPPPSPSPPPSPPSPPPPPPSPSPPSPPPPPPPPSPSLSPPPPPSPPPPRPPSPPSPPPPPPPPTPPRPPSPPSPPRPPSPPTTPPPPPPSPPPPPSPAPPSPPPPPPPPPSPPPPPPSPPPPPPSPPSPPPPPPSPPPSPPPPPPSPPPSPPSPPRPPSPPTTPPPPPPSPPPPPSPAPPSPPPPPPSPPSPPIPSPPPPSPPPPLPPPPPPPPPPPSPPSPPIPSPSPPPPPPSPPSPPIPSPPPPPSPPPPPPSSQPEGCGLSGLRVYTCNSGAASPLSSLVGSGGAPRSQPK from the exons tcaccatcgtcaccaccaccacctccaccaccaccaccaccaccatcaccaccaccaccaccaccaccaccatcaccaccatcaccacctccaccaccaccatcaccatcaccaccaccaccatcaccaccaccaccaccaccaccaccacctctaccaTCACCatcgtcaccaccaccaccaccaccaccaccaccaccaccaccatcaccaccaccaccaccaccaccaccaccaccaccaccaccaccaccatcaccacctccaccaccaccatcaccatcaccaccaccatcaccaccatcaccaccaccaccaccaccatcaccatcaccaccatcaccaccaccaccaccaccaccaccatcaccatcactatcaccaccaccaccaccatcaccaccaccaccacgaccaccatcaccaccatcaccaccaccaccaccaccaccaccaacaccaccacgaccaccatcaccaccatcaccaccacgaccaccatcaccaccaacaacaccaccaccaccaccaccatcaccaccaccgccaccatcaccagcaccaccatcaccaccaccaccaccgcctccaccaccatcaccaccaccaccaccaccatcaccaccaccaccaccaccatcaccaccatcaccaccaccaccaccaccatcaccaccaccatcaccaccaccaccaccaccatcaccaccaccatcaccaccatcaccaccacgaccaccatcaccaccaacaacaccaccaccaccaccaccatcaccaccaccgccaccatcaccagcaccaccatcaccaccaccaccaccaccatcaccaccatcaccaccaataccatcaccaccaccaccatcaccaccaccac cactaccaccaccacctccaccaccaccaccaccaccatcaccaccatcaccaccaataccatcaccatcaccaccaccaccaccaccatcaccaccatcaccaccaataccatcaccaccaccaccaccatcaccaccaccaccaccaccatcatcacagCCAGA GGGGTGTGGCCTTTCTGGCCTCCGTGTCTACACCTGTAACTCTGGGGCAGCATCGCCCCTTAGCTCCCTTGTGGGCTCTGGTGGGGCCCCCAGGAGCCAGCCCAAGTGA